The following nucleotide sequence is from Aedes aegypti strain LVP_AGWG chromosome 3, AaegL5.0 Primary Assembly, whole genome shotgun sequence.
attgaaccgtcgcatgcctacttttggtgctaaagttttgtggtcccatattatgggtttcccggtggccattccggtgctccaaaaggaccagaataaccatccattcattattttggcaaaatacatccaaacataaaaaatcataaagaattggacacaattcatttggttttggggttcaaatctgagtaatttcatcgaattgtccagattggccacctcccgggactccaggaaccggttccgcagggaccatactggaccgaatttttcagggaatgtgcgccAGTAATTGGTCCctcattacagaaaaaaattatgccaaaatatccatcaaccgaatagtgctGATGTGAATTAaatatacagaactgcgatggaaacttacttttcggatgttccgggtttccggaagcGGGTATGcataactaagtgatttgagaatctctattcacagtccacgtgaatacctgttcaacaatatgaggacggttcagattacttgtttagttacgaaactacaggtcgtcaaagttagggtctctaaaggggcttttttcatatgtagcaggttcctggtggccacagtgaccaaatccggatctccgggagggtttctgaaagtagACATGTGTGCcattcatttaagcccaacagaactaaattcggtcaacacactgatttttgcgagctgtttgaattttcgggtcgaaaacgaccctaagtcacaatttgtaactttttgttagggactaaggaaggttaaaGAATCTCGAACAAAGAGGGAACGTAGCTCtgaatagttgacgcagaaagatcttGTGCTaagttcaaacaagctgttaaaaatctgtagattttttttaagtttatcaccttctggcagactcaagtgggctggtcactcagtgtgaatgcttaaaaaaaaagagattGGTCTCTAATTGTGATACTGGTGGAGAATAATGGCCTCATGAAACGTCATTGCGAATGCATTACCAATGACCATCTCGAAGTCAATAAGCGCGTACTGGAGCTCTTAGTAGTTGGAGATTTGGAGGAATATCCACGAAAATGGAGCTTTGTAATGTAATCCATGGGTAGTTGACCTGCTATACAAATGTCTAAAGCAACAGAtatgaaaatatttacaaaaaaaaaaaatacaaattttaatggtattcaaaaatgttgccaaaaacggatccattttgttgccaaaatcggggggtgccactGTATATCGTTTAGTCATTATCAGTGCTAGTAATTCCGTATATCGTTTCGTTTCACCCcgacatgaaaaaaatccatatcgcatacccttaccgtTAGAACAAATGAGTAACGTTTCATATCGATCGATCTTTCCGCAGGCATTCCGGTGAAGAGCACCCTGGACAACACAACCACCGTGCAGTATGCTGGCCTGATGAGTCAACTGTCGGACAAGGCGCGCAGCGTGGTCCGGGATCTGGACCCATCCAACGATCTTACATTCCTCAGGGTTCGCTCGAAGAAGCACGAAATTATGGTCGCCCCGGACAAGGACTTCCTCCTGATCGTGATCCAGAACCCGACGGATTGAGGCGTTCTTTCTTAAGCTTGAAAGAGGGGGACACATTTCGAAAGCGAGTAAAATCGtttaatttatatttaaattatcTACATTTAATTGGTTCAACTGGGGGTAAAATTCTGCTAGGCGTTTAActctttattttaaatttttatgataaaatttaacatGAAATAATCTACGCACTGTAAAACAGAATGAACTTGTGCTCTAGTGTTCTAATTTGATAGTCAGATTTGAGTTGATTGGTTCCGAAAAAGTCCATTTGATTTCTTGTTTCAAACATTGTGCCCTGGTTTGCcgtttttttgttgtaaaacTTACAACAGTCGATTAGTGTAGTTGAAATATGCTATTTTACAGTTGAGCAAACGTGTTCCGGTTAGTAGTTGTGATTAGCTGTATTAGAGTGTGAGCAGCATCGACCCTCAAATGAAAAGATCCGGCGGGAAATCGTTGACGTCCGCTTGTTCCATCACGGAGTAGTTACCGATGTCGTAGGAAAACCGGACCTTCATCCGGAGGGGACTGCTGGCGGCTGGATTGGTACGAATCACGTTAATGTCCTGGACAACTGATTCTCCCGGGAGCATCACCGTACTCGATGGCACCATCATTTGTATCGTAAATGCTTTCGGGACTGCGACctggaaaaagaaaaaaaatatgtttattaatAATTGCCACAGTTGGCACATTTCTTAACGGAAAAATCTTGGGAACTACTGATCTACGGCCAACCTcatatatcgaaaaaaaaaaacttagaaatgataatgtttttacgtttttatttttgattgacTATGGTTTAGTAATGTTTTCAAATTGTCCAGAGTTAGATGTAAGCCCTCAAACTGTGGTTTAAAACTTTCGAAAGCTGAATCAACAAACCTGCAGCATAAACTTCTCGAGCATGTTGAGCGAGTTGTTGGTCGTTTTGGCCGTGACGACCGCGTGGTCGCCTTCCTTCTTCACGATGAACCGTATGTCTATATTGTCCTGGCTGTAAACGAGAATCGTCGTGGCCGAGTACTCCGTGGGGCTGCCGAATCCGCTGGGCAATGGACTTACTGTCGCCGTGAAGGAACCGGATTGATCCATACCTCCCAGGCCAAGCAGATCCAAAATCGTATTGGTTGCTGGCGGAGGTTCGTTCGGTGTGGACTGTTGCAAGGGGCTGGGAGTGGTCGTCGTATTACTAGTTGAAGAGCCACTGCCAAAGGAATCTCCTAGCAAGTCCAGGAGGATGTCCTGATTCTGAAAAGGATAGTGATGTCAAGCATCATATTCTAACACCCCTTCAAAAACCACCCACCGAAACCTGCTTCTGAGGCGTTGATTCTTCGCTGGGCGACGAAGCCGAAGTCGGTTCCGCTGATCCGGCAAAGTCGGAATTGTACTCCGATGTGGTCAGTTCGGATATCTTCAGGACGGGCATCTTCTCTAGCAATGCCGCCCTCAGGTGGTTGTGACTGGTGAACAGCTGGTGGAACTCAACAGCCCTCTGTTGCAGGTCGATGTTCAGATGTACCCGGAAGGCGTTGATGATGTTTTGGATGTTACTGTAATCGAATGGAAAGAAATGACATCATTAAATAGGAAAACTACGTTGAATTACCATGTTTCTCCATCGAAAATGGATTTATTTGTCATTGAACGAGTTTCCGGTTAGCGAAgtgatggagacgcatggttaACGATTTTTGCTTAATTGGTAGGTTTGGTTTGACTGTGTGCGTAATTGATTTTAGATTAACTCCTATATACCCAGGACTAGGTTAGGGTAAGTAGGTATAATACGTCACCtcctaagaaaaaaatgaaatatcttTGCACCAGTTACATAGACTTACACAGTAGTTGCATGGTGACGAAATTATTGTATAGAATACGTATTATCGTGATATTTGAAATCAACGAAATCACAGATCCACAAAAAAAGCCCCATAGTATTGGGATGGTACGCCCTACTATAGCACAGCAGCCACACAACAACGGGGCTATATGCCCCCACCGATGAAATCCGCACCGGACAACTGTCTAAAAATCGAACAAATATCAGCTGTTGCggcatcatctgctattattaATGAAAACATTTACCTAGATTTACATCATAATCATACCACagttattgcattttttgtgtTAAACTTTGTGTTAGACTGTCGGTTTCTTTGTTTTATTCTATTTCGCATGATAACGCTTGATTTGATTACATCGAAAGTTAGAACGAACTGtcgcattttcaatttttctgatATCACATCTGAGACCGATATCACAAATAAGTTGCATTTAGAATCGATTCTATTCTGTTAATATTGCTCCGGTAATGCTTGGTAATTGAAGAGGGCGTTTTGCCCGTTATACCAAGAAATGTTATAACTTGTTGACTTTCTAATATTTTAGGAAAACTATTGTGTCTCTTCCCTATATAAGGGATGGGTTTTCTAAAAGCTGAAAATGCGAGATtctttttttcgaaattgttcAATCCTCAAAGTTAATGTAACCCGTTGACGCCTAAGGTATTCCACAATTGTGCAGAAATTGTTATCAACAGTTACGTTCCCATAAAATGAACACagttacaacaaaaaaaaagtatagtCTATGGTtaggattcaaaaaaaaatcttaaaggtGTGTCGTCAATATGTGATTCCTCCATAGaattaattttgcattttattaaACCAAAATTATTACTAATTGATCCTTTAGAAACAGTAAGCGTATTGTTTACTATGTTTTCGGTTGGAAACGTTCAACTCTACTACAACTCACTACTACGGGGTAAAAAAAACTTACGCTTCCAACAAAGGGTCCAGAAAAACTTGACTctatgggtcactaccccgaaagcatAAGTAAATTCCACTaataacaaaattcaaagaTCGGTCATTTTCAACCACCTGCCCCACTCCTAATTGCACATTTTCAGTATGAAGATTCCGAAAATTTTGTGTTAATCGCCATCCTTCCCTGAAACACCCATTCCCCTGTAGAATGGCAGTGATATTTGTGGGCGTGGAGCAGAAGTTAAACAAATAATCTAGAACCATTTAAGTGAATAATtcttattgttttaaaattcaCCTCTAAAATATTTCTTGTAACATTTCAATCAACCAGATGCTAACATGGTCACTACTTTAGTATGTGACCCGAGATTTGTCCAAATGATCGCGGGTTCCTAATTAATTATTCTTTGCTGAAATAATTAGAAGAACAGCCTTTTTCAAATCAAAGGTAAatcatacactgaaatgaattttattgtagaaactactaaATCCATGGTCCTTCCTCTAGGACG
It contains:
- the LOC5566370 gene encoding dynein light chain roadblock-type 2: MSQEVEETLKRIQSHKGVVGTIVVNNEGIPVKSTLDNTTTVQYAGLMSQLSDKARSVVRDLDPSNDLTFLRVRSKKHEIMVAPDKDFLLIVIQNPTD